The Impatiens glandulifera chromosome 8, dImpGla2.1, whole genome shotgun sequence genome includes a window with the following:
- the LOC124912480 gene encoding uncharacterized protein LOC124912480: MDSAGMNAADNKKEASNPRRKLSCTNCFDALWFCYSPVYQMQQYYRLGVFDNCSGKWRALVDCLTLKTKRVAVVEEILEARDNAKPPHIWSLRTPEEATAHWQQLFGHIEDNKWD, encoded by the exons ATGGATAGTGCAGGCATGAATGCTGCGGATAATAAGAAAGAAGCCTCCAATCCGCGGCGGAAATTATCCTGCACCAATTGCTTTGATGCTCTCTGGTTCTGCTACT CTCCTGTCTACCAGATGCAGCAGTACTATCGACTTGGTGTCTTTGATAATTGTTCGGGTAAATGGAGGGCTCTTGTTGATTGTTTAACTCTGAAAACAAAACGAGTTGCAGTGGTGGAG GAAATACTAGAAGCTCGTGACAATGCCAAGCCTCCGCATATTTGGTCTCTCCGAACTCCAGAAGAAGCGACTGCTCATTGGCAACAACTTTTTGGGCATATTGAGGATAATAAATGGGACTAA
- the LOC124911895 gene encoding SRSF protein kinase 2-like has product MADEQNGLKSESSDYSSEDEGTEDYRRGGYHSVKIGDSFKHGRYVVQSKLGWGHFSTVWLAWDTHQLRYVALKVQKSAQHYTDAAMDEITILKQVAEGDPDDKKCVVKLLDNFKHSGPHGQHVCMVFEYLGDNLLTLIKYSDYRGVPLSMVKEICFHILVGLDYLHRQLSIIHTDLKPENVLLCSMIDPTKDPVKSGATLILPTDKTPQHSSAPKDVKDTKSNLTKNQKKKIRKKAKRATQNTSGRVASEDNEQDDETPRSEDSHNGEVNISNVPQKEEAPSKDGLNHDSQGKHGRRRSRSTRQRLLSEVDMNCKLVDFGNSCWTYKQFTADIQTRQYRCPEVLLGSKYSTPADLWSFACICFELATGDVLFDPHSGDNYERDEDHLALMMELLGTMPRKIALGGRYSREYFNRHGDLRHIRRLRFWSMNKVIMEKYDFNEQDAKDMCDFLVPILDFVPDKRPTAAACLKHPWFNPVPRVLQPSLPGPEKMDEKNETEAMEVGVGNIAINGSR; this is encoded by the exons ATGGCGGACGAGCAGAACGGTCTGAAGAGCGAAAGCAGTGATTACTCGTCGGAGGATGAAGGGACTGAGGATTATCGACGCGGAGGTTATCATTCTGTCAAAATCGGTGATTCTTTCAAGCACGGCCGTTATGTAGTGCAGAGTAAGCTTGGTTGGGGTCATTTCTCCACTGTCTGGCTCGCTTGGGATACTCACCAACTA aGATACGTTGCCCTAAAAGTACAGAAAAGCGCACAGCATTACACTGATGCAGCTATGGAcgaaattacaattttaaagcAGGTAGCAGAAGGTGATCCAGATGATAAGAAATGTGTTGTGAAGTTATTGGATAACTTTAAGCATTCAGGGCCACACGGGCAACATGTTTGCATGGTTTTTGAGTACTTGGGTGATAATCTATTAACCCTCATAAAGTATTCAGACTACCGTGGTGTACCGCTAAGCATGGTTAAGGAAATTTGCTTCCATATTCTAGTTGGGCTGGATTACCTACATCGCCAGCTTTCAATCATTCACACTGATTTGAAGCCAGAGAATGTCCTTCTTTGCTCTATGATTGATCCAACTAAAGATCCTGTGAAGTCAGGTGCAACTCTTATTCTCCCAACGGATAAAACCCCTCAGCATAGTAGTGCTCCAAAAGATGTGAAGGACACGAAAAGTAATCTAACAAAGAATCAGAAAAAGAAAATCCGCAAGAAAGCTAAGCGGGCTACTCAAAACACAAGTGGAAGGGTAGCCTCTGAGGACAAtgagcaggatgatgaaacgcctCGATCAGAAGATTCTCATAATGGTGAAGTTAATATCTCTAATGTTCCTCAGAAGGAGGAAGCACCAAGCAAGGATGGATTAAACCATGATTCACAAGGAAAACATGGTCGAAGGAGGAGTCGTTCAACTAGGCAAAGACTATTGTCAGAGGTTGACATGAATTGCAAGTTGGTTGATTTTGGGAATTCTTGTTGGACGTATAAACAATTTACAGCGGATATCCAAACAAGACAGTATAGGTGTCCCGAGGTGCTTCTTGGATCTAAATATTCAACTCCTGCTGATCTTTGGTCCTTTGCTTGCATTTGTTTTGAGCTAGCAACTGGTGATGTCCTTTTTGATCCTCATTCAGGTGACAACTACGAGAGAGATGAG GATCATTTAGCATTGATGATGGAGCTTCTTGGAACGATGCCACGCAAG ATTGCTTTAGGAGGGCGTTATTCCAGGGAATACTTCAATAGGCACGGGGATTTAAGGCATATTCGACGTTTACGTTTCTGGTCAATGAATAAAGTGATAATGGAGAAATACGATTTCAATGAGCAAGATGCAAAGGACATGTGCGATTTCCTAGTCCCAATACTAGATTTTGTACCTGATAAAAGACCGACAGCTGCAGCTTGTCTTAAGCATCCTTGGTTTAATCCTGTCCCTAGGGTTCTCCAGCCTTCTTTACCGGGTCCAGAGAAAATGGACGAAAAAAATGAGACGGAAGCAATGGAGGTTGGGGTAGGAAATATTGCTATTAACGGGTCAAGATAA
- the LOC124911942 gene encoding aspartic proteinase 36: protein MSAALTVLSIFLAISTVVFLSAAVVLCDFPSILTLERAFPTSHGVEMSQLRDRDRVRHGRILQSSGVIDFPVEGTYDPFLVGLYFTRVQLGNPPKDFYVQIDTGSDVLWVSCRSCNGCPTGSGLQIPLNFFDPSSSSTAQLISCSDQRCSLGAQSSDSLCSTQNDQCSYTFQYGDGSGTSGYYVSDLMILNTVVGSSITSNSSAHVVFGCSMSQTGDLTKSDRAVDGIFGFGQQSMSVISQLASQGIAPNAFSHCLKGNNGGGGILVLGSIVEPNMVYSPLVPSQPHYNLNLQTIAVNGQILPIDSSIFATSNTRGTIIDSGTTLAYLAEEAYDPFVSAITASVSQTARPMVSKGIQCYLITSSVSDTFPSVSLNFAGGASMILKPQDYLLQQTSIGGAAVWCIGFQKIPGQGITILGDLVLKDKIIVYDLANQRIGWVNYDCSQSVNVSASTGTGKTEFVNTGQFGRNRSQRNEPTCELMMAVVCFLLYLLNMSGFSFL from the exons ATGTCCGCTGCCTTGACCGTGTTGTCGATTTTCTTGGCAATTTCCACGGTGGTGTTTTTGTCGGCGGCGGTTGTGCTCTGTGATTTTCCATCGATCCTTACGCTCGAAAGGGCTTTTCCGACGAGTCATGGAGTAGAAATGAGTCAACTCAGAGACCGTGACAGGGTAAGACATGGCCGAATCTTGCAGTCTTCTGGTGTTATCGATTTCCCTGTTGAAGGCACATACGATCCATTCCTTGTTGG GCTTTACTTCACAAGGGTTCAATTGGGAAATCCTCCAAAGGATTTCTATGTTCAAATAGATACAGGAAGTGATGTGTTGTGGGTCAGTTGCCGTTCTTGCAATGGATGCCCAACTGGAAGTGGGCTACAA ATTCCACTCAACTTCTTCGATCCTTCCAGTTCATCAACTGCACAATTGATCTCTTGTTCGGACCAACGATGCTCACTTGGAGCGCAATCTTCGGATTCACTTTGCTCTACACAGAATGACCAGTGCAGTTACACGTTCCAATATGGAGATGGAAGTGGAACATCGGGCTACTATGTTTCTGACCTCATGATTCTCAACACAGTTGTTGGGAGTTCTATAACTTCAAACTCTTCAGCTCATGTTGTTTTCGG GTGTAGCATGTCACAAACGGGGGACTTGACAAAGTCTGATAGAGCAGTTGATGGGATTTTTGGGTTTGGGCAGCAAAGCATGTCTGTCATCTCGCAACTTGCTTCTCAGGGTATAGCCCCTAATGCATTTTCCCATTGCTTGAAGGGAAACAATGGTGGAGGTGGAATATTGGTTCTTGGTTCTATTGTCGAGCCAAATATGGTTTATAGTCCCCTCGTGCCATCTCA ACCCCACTATAATTTGAATCTTCAAACCATTGCCGTCAATGGGCAAATACTGCCCATTGATTCTTCAATTTTTGCAACATCAAACACCCGGGGCACCATAATTGATTCAGGAACGACTTTAGCTTACCTTGCAGAAGAAGCTTATGATCCCTTTGTTAGTGCG ATTACTGCTTCTGTTTCCCAAACAGCACGACCTATGGTCTCAAAAGGAATTCAATGTTATCTTATAACTTCAAG TGTATCCGATACATTTCCATCTGTCAGCTTAAACTTCGCTGGAGGAGCATCCATGATTCTAAAACCTCAAGACTACCTTCTTCAGCAGACTTCTATT GGTGGAGCTGCGGTTTGGTGTATTGGCTTTCAGAAGATCCCGGGCCAAGGAATAACAATCTTAGGAG ATCTCGTTCTTAAAGACAAGATAATCGTATACGATTTGGCCAACCAACGAATCGGATGGGTCAACTACGACT GTTCGCAATCTGTAAACGTGTCAGCATCAACTGGCACTGGGAAAACTGAATTTGTGAACACGGGACAATTTGGTAGGAACAGGTCACAACGAAACGAACCCACATGCGAGCTGATGATGGCAGTTGTTTGCTTTCTATTGTATCTTTTAAACATGTCTGGTTTTTCGTTTTTGTAA